A genome region from Pseudanabaena sp. Chao 1811 includes the following:
- a CDS encoding peptidylprolyl isomerase, whose protein sequence is MQAVEINGGKFRAEILVEKLVTYGMMPQLVREMTLDRVTSDISLTPEEQKTAHQQAFQQLGIDADEKLRVWLKQQGMTLIDLEKRAEKSLKLAKFKQETWGGKVNSIFLERKKQLDRVIYSLICTKDFCIAQELYFRIKEGEQSFDELAREYSQGPESQTGGLIGPVEIGSIHPNLATMLIASDIGQVQPPTMIGDWIVVVRLEKLLPAILDEAMQRRLIDEGFSKWLEENVAQQMATFVRV, encoded by the coding sequence ATGCAAGCAGTAGAAATTAATGGTGGTAAATTTCGGGCAGAAATATTGGTTGAGAAATTGGTTACTTATGGCATGATGCCGCAATTGGTTAGGGAAATGACCCTCGATCGCGTGACATCTGACATATCACTTACTCCCGAAGAGCAGAAAACTGCCCATCAACAGGCTTTTCAACAATTAGGAATTGATGCAGATGAAAAGCTGAGGGTATGGCTAAAACAGCAAGGGATGACCCTTATCGATTTAGAAAAGCGAGCCGAAAAATCGTTGAAGTTAGCTAAGTTTAAACAGGAAACATGGGGAGGTAAAGTTAATTCTATTTTTTTAGAACGCAAAAAACAACTAGATCGCGTTATTTACTCGCTAATTTGTACTAAAGATTTTTGTATTGCTCAGGAACTATACTTTCGGATTAAAGAAGGAGAGCAATCCTTTGATGAACTAGCAAGGGAATACTCACAAGGTCCAGAATCACAAACGGGAGGATTGATTGGACCTGTAGAAATTGGTTCAATTCACCCTAATTTAGCAACGATGTTGATTGCTAGTGATATTGGACAAGTACAACCTCCGACTATGATTGGTGATTGGATTGTGGTGGTGAGACTTGAGAAGTTGTTGCCAGCAATTCTTGATGAAGCAATGCAACGACGGTTAATAGATGAAGGCTTTAGTAAATGGTTAGAAGAAAATGTGGCGCAACAAATGGCAACATTTGTGAGGGTATAA
- the dnaA gene encoding chromosomal replication initiator protein DnaA produces MSVDISLETLWNQVLELLESQLSRPTYEGWIKTVVADELTSDRLTIRTPSLFAKNWLHKYYFQNITDAVTEILGYPVEVYIVADPSGAPPSGQPDDEVTEGEGNQESLLETAIATETVQAMAASIPTTKVQSDPQIESSHSSPRHNNLNPKYNFNRFVVGSTNRMAHAAALAVSESPGREFNPLFLCGGVGLGKTHLMQAIAHYHLEIEPRARIAYVSTEQFTNDLIAAIRKDSMQRFRELYREIDMLIVDDIQFIEGKEYTQEEFFHTFNTLYEAGKQIVLASDRPPAQIPRLQERLCSRFSMGLIADIQVPDLETRMAILQKKAEYDNLKIPADVLHYIAASYTSNIRELEGALVRTVAYISISGLPMTVENVAPVLNPPKEPVEVSAEMVLSVVTEMLNIDLADLLGNSRRREISQARQYVMYLMRQHTNLSLPKIGEAVGGKDHTTVMYSCEKVAQLQSTDGDIAQLLRQLSDRIYFIAQSKN; encoded by the coding sequence ATGTCTGTTGATATTTCCTTAGAAACACTCTGGAATCAAGTCCTTGAACTTCTTGAAAGCCAACTTAGCCGCCCTACATATGAAGGATGGATCAAGACTGTTGTGGCTGATGAGCTGACATCTGATCGCTTGACGATTCGCACGCCATCACTTTTTGCTAAAAATTGGTTGCATAAATATTATTTTCAAAACATTACCGATGCTGTCACCGAAATTTTAGGCTATCCCGTCGAGGTCTATATTGTCGCCGATCCCAGTGGTGCGCCCCCCAGTGGTCAGCCCGATGATGAGGTAACCGAGGGGGAAGGCAATCAAGAGAGCCTCTTGGAAACGGCGATCGCTACCGAAACCGTGCAGGCGATGGCAGCATCAATTCCTACTACCAAGGTACAAAGCGATCCGCAGATTGAGAGTAGCCATAGCTCGCCACGCCATAATAATCTCAATCCTAAGTACAATTTCAATCGCTTTGTGGTTGGTTCTACCAATCGCATGGCTCATGCCGCCGCCTTAGCTGTATCTGAGTCCCCCGGACGCGAATTTAATCCCTTATTTCTCTGCGGCGGTGTGGGCTTAGGTAAAACTCATCTCATGCAAGCGATCGCCCATTACCATCTGGAAATCGAACCGAGGGCAAGGATTGCCTATGTGTCCACAGAGCAATTCACTAATGATCTGATTGCCGCGATTCGCAAGGATAGTATGCAGAGATTTCGGGAGTTATACCGCGAGATCGATATGCTGATCGTCGATGATATTCAATTCATTGAGGGCAAGGAATATACCCAAGAGGAGTTTTTCCATACTTTTAACACTCTCTATGAAGCGGGTAAACAAATTGTGCTGGCAAGCGATCGCCCACCTGCTCAAATACCCCGTTTACAAGAGCGCCTATGTTCGCGCTTCTCGATGGGATTAATTGCCGACATTCAGGTTCCTGATTTAGAAACCCGTATGGCAATTTTGCAGAAAAAAGCCGAATACGACAATCTTAAAATTCCTGCTGATGTACTGCATTACATTGCAGCTAGCTATACCTCCAACATTCGTGAATTGGAGGGAGCCTTAGTGCGAACCGTTGCCTATATTTCCATTTCAGGCTTACCAATGACGGTAGAAAATGTCGCACCCGTTCTCAATCCTCCCAAGGAACCTGTGGAAGTCTCCGCCGAGATGGTTTTGAGTGTGGTGACGGAAATGCTAAATATCGATTTAGCCGATCTCTTAGGCAATTCCCGTCGCCGTGAAATCAGCCAAGCGCGTCAATATGTAATGTACTTAATGCGCCAACATACCAATCTCAGTCTTCCCAAAATCGGTGAAGCCGTTGGTGGTAAAGACCATACAACGGTGATGTATAGCTGCGAAAAGGTCGCCCAACTACAATCTACCGATGGCGATATTGCTCAGCTATTAAGACAGTTAAGCGATCGCATTTACTTCATAGCCCAATCTAAAAATTAA
- a CDS encoding FecR domain-containing protein, which translates to MPLLVLFLTATTLPSCTISQPAKPFSSEALPTEAIAEISEIRSYPVRVKYINSTSARPATVGVPLKVNESVSTEDSSTAQVTLKSGAIIRIGGSANLTIKPQNQVEFDSGRLVAWAAKDSKAPAQIKTSFGEISSNDGTLYLEIPAKAAEDRRLIALDGTVTVLLKSTSEIVTIGKGEEIRIKADGKATTPKRIDKEGIDKRIANNALIFGFSTQLASLPQITSEFGVTATVKEASTIQFRRSDLPNKPSEPKSKPTYTSGTANSDRREETYDRRREDSTATKPAEPATTAKPNNDPTPTTTTAPASPTPSNPQPTPITTNPSPKPVEPAPQPAPLEPPPQPVQPEIPAPEPPPVAPKPKN; encoded by the coding sequence GTGCCTCTTCTGGTCTTATTTCTAACAGCCACAACGCTGCCTAGTTGTACGATCAGTCAGCCCGCTAAGCCCTTTAGCTCTGAAGCTTTACCGACCGAAGCGATCGCCGAAATTAGCGAAATTCGCAGCTATCCAGTAAGGGTTAAGTATATTAACTCTACATCCGCAAGACCTGCAACTGTTGGTGTACCGCTCAAAGTCAACGAAAGTGTCAGCACCGAAGACTCCTCAACCGCACAAGTAACTTTAAAAAGTGGAGCCATTATTCGCATTGGTGGGAGTGCTAACCTCACCATCAAACCGCAAAACCAAGTGGAGTTTGATTCAGGACGTTTGGTAGCATGGGCTGCCAAAGATAGCAAAGCTCCTGCCCAAATCAAAACCTCCTTTGGCGAAATTTCTAGCAATGATGGAACTCTATATCTAGAAATCCCCGCTAAGGCTGCGGAAGATCGTCGTCTTATTGCCCTCGATGGCACTGTGACAGTCTTACTAAAAAGTACATCGGAAATAGTAACCATTGGCAAAGGAGAGGAAATTAGAATCAAAGCCGATGGTAAGGCAACTACCCCCAAACGTATTGATAAGGAAGGTATTGATAAGCGGATTGCTAATAATGCTCTGATTTTTGGATTTAGCACTCAGCTTGCTAGTCTGCCCCAAATCACCTCCGAATTTGGCGTTACGGCAACGGTCAAAGAAGCAAGCACAATCCAATTCCGACGATCTGACTTACCAAATAAGCCTAGTGAGCCTAAGTCCAAGCCTACTTACACTTCGGGTACAGCTAATAGCGATCGCCGAGAAGAGACTTATGATCGCAGACGTGAAGACTCTACAGCAACGAAACCAGCAGAACCTGCAACCACTGCTAAACCCAATAATGATCCAACACCGACGACAACTACTGCACCTGCGTCACCGACTCCTAGCAATCCCCAACCGACCCCAATCACAACTAATCCTTCGCCCAAACCTGTAGAACCTGCGCCACAACCTGCACCTCTAGAGCCACCACCACAGCCCGTGCAGCCTGAAATTCCTGCCCCTGAGCCACCACCTGTTGCTCCCAAACCTAAGAATTAG
- a CDS encoding heme-binding protein, which translates to MSSLPVGFPAPTPHGIIEVKQYPAYRSGTYTYEGNLSEATGYAFNPLFRHISSNNIAMTTPVEARYPSETIDQPVQRGKAKVSFLYNNNGISPQQISSDIQVEDHPLMLVVSLGLQGAYGYESYQGHIAKLKEWLAKHPEYAIAGEPREFLYDSPYTPAPLKRREVQIPIRSI; encoded by the coding sequence ATGTCTTCTCTCCCCGTCGGCTTTCCCGCACCCACACCTCACGGCATCATCGAAGTAAAGCAATATCCTGCCTATCGCTCAGGGACATATACCTATGAGGGCAATTTGAGTGAAGCAACTGGTTATGCTTTCAATCCACTATTTCGGCATATCAGTAGTAACAATATTGCGATGACAACACCTGTGGAAGCTCGTTATCCCAGTGAGACTATCGATCAGCCAGTGCAAAGGGGTAAAGCGAAGGTGTCTTTCTTGTACAACAATAATGGCATTAGTCCTCAGCAAATATCATCAGATATTCAAGTGGAAGATCATCCACTGATGTTAGTTGTGAGTTTGGGATTGCAGGGAGCCTATGGCTATGAGAGCTATCAAGGACATATCGCCAAGTTAAAGGAATGGCTAGCCAAGCATCCTGAATATGCGATCGCAGGGGAACCAAGGGAATTTCTCTATGATTCTCCCTATACACCAGCCCCCCTCAAGCGGCGCGAAGTCCAAATCCCCATTCGTTCTATTTAA
- a CDS encoding peptidase domain-containing ABC transporter: protein MTSITPPIQDFLALVPELQTVDRLTLKELSERVQPLRYRMGQVILRRETMPAQILFLMEGQARLLGQVPKTTSPNTLEILKPNAVMGWVSLIRNVPCETVIASVESTCLALEASDFWQFCDRDPAFKAAFTNKVGLIEVFDLLAAEMSRRAQIPANLAQLAREALPEASVMTLAAGKMPLSKLDRECVWLVSGSGHLGIPVGSRIESVNDNDFLEVPQDGNVRLIGLRDNFAIKVEVVEEMPVLTALDIPYAPELPTVGERAEPKGTDYPYFYGRGPVDASLACFQMLARYWQIPFYRHVVKRAIDSQFARSPKLSLQLCGAIAELMGLNGQLLSIPASSISQVPTPALLPWQDTFAVLYKASDRELVLGIPEQGIVTKKTAQFADLWGDSGQILLVQPTKDTPQQKFGLSWFLPSLKRYQNTLITVLVASFFVQLLGLANPLITQVIIDKVIIQNAPATLNTLGILLVTISIFEAVISALRTYLFVNTTNRIDLTLGSETIDHLVRLPLRYFEKRSVGELSSRIGELENIRQFLTGTALTVVLDAVFSVIYIVVMICYSWLLTLVALGTVPLFALLTFIVSPIIRGQLRTKAERNATTQSYLVEVVSGIQTVKAQSIELKARWEWQRRYARYVSAGFKNVVTSTTAGSTSQFLNQLSNLLLLWVGAYLVLANKLSLGELIAFRIIAGYTTTPLLRLIQLWQNFQETALSLERLSDIINHPQEQEEAGRRNIPMPAIMGAVRYENVHFRFVPNGNLQLNNVSLEVPAGKFVGVVGASGAGKSTLTKLLSRLYEPESGRILVDDYDVSKVELYSLRRQIGVVLQDTLLFDGTVQENIALTNPDATPEEITEAARVACAHEFIMQLPQGYESRVGERGAALSGGQRQRIAIARTVLQKPQLLILDEATSALDYNTERQVCLNLAEEFRGRTVFFITHRLATIHSADLILVMDAGRVAEQGTHPDLMAKRERYYTLYRQQEAAGES, encoded by the coding sequence ATGACATCTATAACACCTCCTATTCAAGACTTTCTCGCCCTTGTACCAGAGCTACAAACGGTCGATCGCCTGACTTTAAAAGAATTAAGTGAACGAGTTCAGCCTTTACGCTATCGCATGGGACAAGTGATTTTGCGCCGAGAAACAATGCCAGCGCAGATCTTATTTTTGATGGAGGGACAAGCAAGGTTACTGGGACAAGTTCCTAAAACAACATCGCCGAATACTTTAGAGATTCTCAAGCCGAATGCGGTCATGGGTTGGGTAAGTTTAATTCGTAATGTACCTTGTGAAACGGTAATTGCTTCTGTAGAAAGTACTTGTTTAGCATTAGAAGCATCAGACTTTTGGCAATTTTGCGATCGCGATCCTGCTTTTAAAGCTGCTTTTACCAATAAAGTGGGCTTGATCGAAGTATTTGACCTCCTTGCCGCAGAAATGTCTCGGCGGGCGCAGATTCCTGCCAATTTAGCACAGCTAGCGCGTGAAGCATTACCAGAGGCATCGGTGATGACCTTGGCAGCAGGTAAAATGCCATTGTCTAAACTTGATCGCGAGTGTGTATGGCTAGTTAGTGGTAGTGGTCATTTAGGTATACCTGTGGGTAGTCGCATTGAGTCGGTAAATGATAATGACTTCCTTGAAGTTCCACAGGATGGGAATGTTCGTTTAATCGGTTTGCGAGATAATTTTGCGATCAAAGTAGAAGTAGTGGAGGAAATGCCAGTACTAACCGCTCTAGATATTCCCTATGCTCCTGAATTACCGACGGTTGGAGAGAGGGCTGAGCCTAAAGGTACTGATTATCCATATTTTTATGGTCGAGGTCCCGTTGATGCTTCCCTTGCTTGCTTCCAAATGTTGGCGAGGTATTGGCAAATTCCTTTTTATCGCCATGTAGTCAAGCGTGCCATTGATAGTCAATTTGCCCGATCACCTAAATTATCATTACAGCTATGTGGGGCGATCGCGGAACTGATGGGCTTAAATGGACAGCTCCTATCGATCCCCGCTAGCTCGATCTCCCAAGTGCCAACACCTGCTTTATTACCTTGGCAAGATACCTTTGCGGTACTTTACAAGGCTAGCGATCGTGAACTGGTTTTAGGTATTCCTGAACAAGGGATCGTTACTAAAAAAACGGCTCAATTTGCCGATCTTTGGGGCGATTCAGGACAAATTTTATTAGTGCAACCAACCAAGGATACACCCCAACAAAAGTTTGGTTTATCGTGGTTTTTACCATCCCTCAAGCGCTATCAGAATACTCTTATCACCGTATTAGTTGCCTCCTTCTTTGTGCAACTATTAGGGCTGGCAAACCCTTTGATCACACAGGTAATTATTGATAAGGTAATTATCCAAAATGCCCCTGCAACGCTGAATACTCTGGGTATTCTCCTTGTGACGATTTCTATATTTGAAGCAGTCATTAGTGCCTTACGAACCTATCTCTTTGTCAATACCACCAACCGTATCGATTTAACCCTTGGTTCCGAAACTATCGATCACCTAGTGCGATTACCTCTGCGCTATTTTGAAAAGCGATCGGTTGGGGAACTATCTAGCCGCATTGGTGAGCTAGAGAATATTCGCCAATTTCTTACAGGAACTGCCCTGACTGTCGTTTTGGATGCAGTTTTTTCCGTGATTTATATCGTTGTCATGATTTGCTATAGCTGGTTGTTGACCCTAGTAGCGCTAGGAACAGTTCCATTATTCGCCTTGCTCACGTTTATTGTGTCGCCAATTATTCGGGGACAATTGCGAACTAAAGCAGAACGCAATGCCACTACACAATCCTATCTTGTGGAAGTCGTTTCAGGGATTCAAACAGTTAAGGCTCAAAGCATTGAGTTAAAGGCACGGTGGGAATGGCAACGTCGCTATGCTCGTTATGTTTCCGCAGGTTTTAAGAACGTTGTGACTTCCACCACTGCGGGATCAACCAGTCAATTTCTCAATCAATTGTCCAACTTACTGCTGCTCTGGGTCGGAGCCTACCTAGTACTTGCTAATAAATTAAGTCTTGGCGAGTTAATCGCTTTTCGGATTATTGCAGGCTATACAACAACACCACTATTGCGATTGATTCAGCTTTGGCAGAACTTCCAAGAGACTGCGCTCTCCCTTGAACGCCTGAGTGACATTATCAATCACCCTCAAGAGCAGGAAGAAGCAGGTCGTCGTAATATCCCGATGCCCGCGATTATGGGCGCAGTCAGATATGAGAATGTCCATTTTCGCTTTGTTCCAAATGGCAATCTCCAACTAAATAACGTCAGCTTAGAAGTTCCTGCGGGTAAGTTTGTTGGGGTTGTGGGGGCTAGTGGTGCGGGTAAGAGTACCCTCACGAAGCTCCTATCGCGGCTATACGAGCCAGAATCAGGACGTATTCTCGTTGATGATTATGATGTTAGTAAAGTGGAACTTTATTCCCTGCGTCGTCAGATTGGCGTAGTTCTACAGGACACTTTGCTCTTTGATGGTACGGTTCAAGAAAATATTGCGCTGACTAATCCTGATGCCACGCCCGAAGAAATTACGGAAGCAGCAAGGGTGGCTTGCGCCCATGAATTCATTATGCAGCTACCTCAAGGTTATGAATCACGGGTGGGTGAGCGTGGGGCAGCCCTCTCAGGGGGGCAAAGACAAAGGATTGCGATCGCTCGTACAGTATTGCAAAAGCCGCAATTACTAATCTTAGATGAGGCAACTAGCGCTTTGGACTACAATACCGAGCGTCAAGTCTGTCTCAACCTTGCCGAAGAATTTCGCGGGCGTACCGTCTTTTTTATCACCCATCGCCTTGCAACAATCCATAGCGCTGACCTAATTTTGGTAATGGATGCGGGACGAGTTGCGGAACAGGGAACCCATCCTGATTTGATGGCAAAACGGGAGAGATATTACACGCTTTATCGCCAACAAGAGGCAGCAGGTGAATCATGA
- the pdxA gene encoding 4-hydroxythreonine-4-phosphate dehydrogenase PdxA, producing MNILRHSSWKSKPRIALTIGDPAGIGTEIILKSLADHNLLALDAEFTVFGDCRYLLETYKLLKNLKDHHRAIADPNHLEIMDICTDGEISLGVGNRESGAASFAYLDAAIAQTLLGKFDAIVTAPIAKSAWKQAGHDYAGQTELLAERSHIDDFGMLFVGKSPHTDWVLRALLATVHIPLGEVTKQLTPELIEQKLELLRRSLLQDFGITHPRIAIAGINPHSGEQGQLGIEERDWLQPLIDRYRQQHPNVQITNPIPPDTMWVNPVKAWRDRDRVGLGYDAYLAMYHDQGLIPVKLLAFDRAVNTTIGLPFVRTSPDHGTAFDIAGKGIADPASTIEAIALAIELAQIRQKNAKK from the coding sequence GTGAACATTCTGCGGCATTCATCTTGGAAATCTAAACCCCGAATAGCTCTCACTATAGGTGATCCCGCAGGAATTGGAACGGAAATCATTCTAAAATCTCTTGCCGATCACAATTTACTTGCCCTAGATGCTGAGTTCACAGTGTTTGGCGATTGCCGATATCTGTTGGAAACCTATAAATTATTAAAAAACTTAAAAGATCATCATAGGGCGATCGCCGATCCCAATCATTTAGAGATTATGGATATTTGCACCGATGGCGAAATTTCTCTAGGTGTTGGCAATCGTGAAAGTGGGGCAGCAAGTTTTGCTTATCTTGATGCCGCGATCGCCCAAACTCTGCTGGGAAAATTCGATGCGATCGTCACCGCACCAATTGCCAAATCAGCATGGAAGCAAGCAGGACATGACTATGCGGGGCAAACTGAGTTATTGGCTGAACGTAGTCACATCGATGATTTTGGGATGCTATTTGTTGGCAAATCACCCCATACGGACTGGGTATTGCGAGCGCTATTAGCAACGGTACATATCCCTTTGGGCGAAGTGACCAAACAGCTTACACCTGAACTGATCGAGCAGAAATTAGAATTATTGCGCCGATCGCTATTACAGGACTTTGGGATCACCCATCCGCGCATTGCGATCGCGGGGATCAATCCCCATAGCGGCGAGCAGGGACAATTGGGGATCGAGGAACGCGACTGGCTGCAACCATTAATTGATCGCTATCGCCAACAGCACCCCAACGTCCAAATTACTAATCCGATCCCGCCCGACACCATGTGGGTTAACCCTGTCAAAGCTTGGCGCGATCGCGATCGGGTCGGACTTGGCTACGATGCCTATCTTGCTATGTATCACGACCAAGGTTTAATTCCTGTCAAACTTTTAGCCTTTGATCGGGCAGTGAATACCACGATTGGTTTACCCTTTGTGCGGACATCTCCCGATCATGGTACTGCCTTTGATATAGCAGGTAAGGGAATCGCCGATCCTGCGAGTACGATTGAAGCGATCGCTTTAGCGATCGAACTAGCCCAAATAAGGCAAAAAAATGCAAAAAAATAA
- the rplI gene encoding 50S ribosomal protein L9, with protein MAKSNLQVMLTKNVTKLGKLGDLVAVKPGYAQNFLIPQGLAIRATAGVVKEVERRKEVERQRLIAIRQEAESRKTALATIGGFIIKKKVGEGNAIFGTVTDREVAQLITAKSMLEIDHRDITIPEINQTGTYDVSIKLHAEVTATIKVQVVPE; from the coding sequence ATGGCAAAGAGTAATTTGCAGGTCATGCTGACCAAAAATGTTACAAAATTAGGTAAACTTGGCGATTTAGTAGCTGTAAAGCCTGGTTATGCTCAAAATTTCCTCATACCTCAAGGTTTAGCTATTCGTGCAACCGCAGGTGTTGTTAAAGAAGTTGAAAGACGCAAAGAAGTTGAGCGTCAACGTTTAATCGCTATTCGTCAGGAAGCTGAAAGCCGTAAGACCGCTCTCGCAACCATTGGCGGCTTTATTATTAAGAAAAAAGTTGGCGAAGGTAATGCAATTTTCGGTACTGTAACCGATCGCGAAGTTGCTCAATTGATCACCGCTAAGTCGATGTTAGAAATCGATCACCGCGACATTACAATTCCTGAAATTAATCAAACAGGTACTTACGATGTGTCGATCAAGCTTCATGCTGAAGTTACTGCAACGATCAAAGTTCAAGTCGTTCCTGAATAA
- a CDS encoding HlyD family efflux transporter periplasmic adaptor subunit, translating to MTDVNVKAVNNGSSPEANRLQSDGSNEDNEGKASETKAQAFDQPLVLRQSPKWTQAILWTLLGSVTFGLIWASIAKIEESVPAQGKLEPQGTVKEVKAPASGVLKEILVKDGERVVEGQVLLRIDATAAKAQLESLQKLRQNLQEENQFYRSVLNGDRAPITTKKAVAVPAELLALARNREALVSESQLYRMQLNGGGADLSGDQRDRLRANQSELSSRSQAAEASILQTIEQLNQTQTKRLGRQESLAINKRILDGIKSAFDEGAIARIQYLKQQEEVKNTESEIRQLQQEEMRLRAAIAEGRSRLNNTFDTTRKELTVQIADNTKRIAEIDSQLTKALVDNSKRLAEVEGQISQAAVTLKYQELRAPVSGTVFELKAGLGYVANTNASESVLKIVPDDQLVAKIFITNQDIGFVREGMPVDVRLDSFPFSEFGDIKGKLVWIGSDALPPDQANPTYRFPAKVQIEKQAIKINENRKINLQSGMSLTANIKIRDRTVISLFTDFFFKNTESLKYVR from the coding sequence ATGACTGATGTAAATGTGAAAGCTGTAAATAACGGTTCGAGTCCAGAAGCCAATCGTCTCCAATCTGACGGATCTAATGAAGACAACGAGGGCAAGGCTTCTGAGACTAAAGCTCAGGCTTTTGATCAGCCCCTAGTCCTACGTCAATCACCAAAATGGACTCAGGCAATTTTATGGACTCTGCTAGGTTCTGTTACCTTTGGACTAATTTGGGCTTCGATCGCGAAAATCGAAGAGTCAGTACCAGCCCAAGGCAAGTTAGAACCACAGGGGACGGTCAAAGAAGTCAAAGCGCCTGCCAGTGGTGTACTTAAGGAAATTTTGGTTAAGGATGGCGAACGGGTCGTTGAGGGGCAAGTCCTATTACGCATTGATGCCACTGCGGCAAAAGCTCAGCTTGAATCCTTGCAGAAACTGCGCCAGAACCTCCAAGAAGAAAATCAGTTTTATCGATCTGTTCTCAATGGCGATCGCGCACCAATTACCACTAAAAAAGCTGTAGCTGTCCCTGCCGAACTATTAGCATTAGCCCGTAACCGTGAGGCGCTTGTTTCGGAATCACAACTCTATCGAATGCAGCTTAATGGTGGTGGAGCCGATCTTTCGGGCGATCAGAGGGATCGACTCAGAGCGAATCAATCGGAACTAAGTTCGCGATCGCAAGCGGCGGAGGCGAGTATCTTACAAACGATTGAACAGCTTAACCAAACTCAAACGAAACGGCTTGGTCGGCAAGAATCTCTAGCGATCAATAAAAGGATTCTTGATGGCATTAAAAGCGCCTTTGATGAGGGGGCAATCGCACGGATTCAGTATCTCAAACAACAGGAAGAAGTTAAGAATACTGAGTCAGAAATCCGTCAACTGCAACAGGAAGAAATGCGTCTTAGGGCAGCGATCGCAGAAGGGCGATCGCGACTTAATAACACCTTTGACACTACTCGCAAAGAATTGACAGTGCAAATTGCTGACAATACCAAACGAATTGCCGAAATCGATAGTCAGCTTACTAAGGCCTTAGTCGATAACAGCAAACGTCTTGCCGAAGTTGAGGGGCAGATCAGCCAAGCGGCTGTCACCCTAAAATATCAAGAGTTACGCGCTCCTGTTTCAGGCACGGTTTTTGAGCTAAAAGCAGGGCTAGGCTATGTGGCGAATACTAACGCTTCTGAAAGTGTTCTTAAAATAGTTCCCGACGATCAATTGGTTGCCAAAATATTTATCACTAACCAAGATATAGGCTTTGTTAGAGAAGGAATGCCCGTTGATGTGCGGTTAGATTCTTTCCCTTTTAGCGAATTTGGTGATATTAAAGGCAAACTCGTTTGGATTGGTTCCGATGCGCTTCCTCCCGATCAAGCTAATCCGACCTATCGATTTCCTGCCAAAGTTCAGATTGAGAAACAAGCCATCAAAATCAATGAGAATAGGAAAATTAATTTGCAGTCGGGGATGTCTTTAACTGCCAATATTAAAATCCGCGATCGCACGGTTATTAGTCTCTTTACTGATTTCTTCTTCAAGAATACCGAAAGCCTAAAATATGTCCGCTAA